A single region of the Novosphingobium sp. SL115 genome encodes:
- a CDS encoding AtuA-related protein, which yields MILRDIAHVRTGDKGDTSQIAVFAYRAHDYPALLRVLTVERIAAHLPHLPCRRIERFELPGLHALNFVLEGALAGGVTRSLALDPHGKTLGAQLLDIPISPEA from the coding sequence ATGATCCTGCGTGACATTGCCCATGTGCGAACCGGTGACAAAGGCGATACCTCGCAGATCGCGGTGTTCGCCTATCGTGCGCATGATTACCCCGCACTGCTGCGCGTGCTGACGGTAGAGCGCATTGCCGCGCACCTGCCGCATCTGCCCTGCCGCCGCATCGAACGCTTTGAATTGCCCGGCCTTCATGCGCTGAATTTCGTGCTGGAGGGCGCGCTTGCGGGCGGGGTCACCCGGTCGCTGGCGCTTGATCCGCACGGCAAGACGCTGGGCGCGCAGCTTCTCGACATTCCGATTTCACCTGAGGCCTGA
- a CDS encoding acyclic terpene utilization AtuA family protein, with protein MSGRTIRIGAGAGFSGDRIEPAIDLLEHGQLDYLAFECLAERTIGLAQAARQADPAGGFDPLLEARLGAALPVAHRNGVRIISNMGAANPAAAAQETARIARDLGLKGYRTAAVLGDDVLDLIMAQDFALIDRPGSSRDLGNAVVSANAYMGVEGIVSALEMGADTVLTGRVCDPALFLAPLVHAFGWSMDDWDRLGQGTMIGHLLECAGQLCGGYFADPGVKDVPNLARLGFPMADVDVDGGVIFSKLASAGGAFTEASCKEQLLYEILDPAAYLQADVVADFRDVRIAGVGPDRVQVTGARGLMRPDRLKVSICYEDGYIGEGQISYAGPGAAARGALALDIVRERLRMRGVDTATMQFEMIGVNAVDRRFAQNAAEPGEVRARVVGRAESLAQAERIGAEVEALYTNGPMGGGGVSRSVRKVLAVASTLIDRRLVVPRVQIEVA; from the coding sequence ATGAGCGGGCGCACCATCCGCATTGGCGCAGGTGCCGGATTTTCGGGCGACCGCATCGAACCGGCGATTGATCTGCTGGAGCATGGCCAGCTTGATTATCTGGCCTTTGAATGTCTGGCCGAACGCACCATCGGACTGGCGCAGGCTGCGCGGCAGGCCGATCCGGCAGGCGGGTTTGATCCTTTGCTGGAAGCGCGGCTGGGCGCGGCGCTGCCCGTGGCGCACCGCAATGGCGTGCGGATTATCAGCAATATGGGCGCGGCCAATCCTGCCGCCGCCGCGCAAGAAACCGCTCGCATCGCACGCGACCTTGGCCTGAAGGGGTATCGCACCGCCGCCGTGTTGGGCGATGATGTGCTGGACCTGATCATGGCGCAGGACTTCGCCCTGATCGATCGCCCCGGTAGCAGCCGCGATCTTGGTAACGCGGTGGTGTCTGCCAATGCCTATATGGGCGTGGAAGGCATTGTTTCCGCGCTAGAAATGGGGGCCGATACGGTGCTGACCGGGCGGGTGTGCGATCCGGCGCTGTTCCTTGCGCCGCTGGTCCATGCATTCGGCTGGTCGATGGATGATTGGGATCGGCTGGGGCAGGGCACGATGATCGGTCACTTGCTGGAATGTGCAGGCCAGCTTTGCGGCGGATACTTCGCCGATCCGGGGGTGAAGGACGTGCCCAATCTCGCCCGGCTGGGCTTTCCCATGGCCGATGTCGATGTCGATGGCGGGGTGATCTTTTCCAAGCTGGCAAGTGCAGGCGGTGCGTTTACAGAAGCGAGTTGCAAGGAGCAGCTCCTTTATGAAATCCTTGATCCTGCGGCCTATCTGCAGGCTGATGTGGTGGCCGATTTCCGCGATGTAAGGATCGCCGGCGTTGGGCCTGACCGGGTGCAAGTTACCGGCGCGCGCGGGCTGATGCGCCCCGACCGGCTTAAAGTGTCGATCTGCTACGAAGACGGATACATCGGGGAAGGGCAGATATCCTATGCCGGTCCGGGTGCGGCTGCGCGTGGTGCGCTGGCGCTCGATATCGTGCGTGAACGGCTGCGGATGCGCGGCGTCGATACGGCAACGATGCAGTTCGAGATGATCGGCGTGAATGCGGTGGATCGGCGCTTTGCACAAAATGCCGCAGAACCCGGCGAAGTGCGCGCGCGTGTCGTGGGACGGGCAGAAAGCCTTGCTCAAGCCGAACGTATCGGGGCCGAGGTTGAGGCGCTTTACACCAACGGACCGATGGGCGGCGGTGGTGTCAGCCGTTCTGTCCGCAAGGTGCTGGCCGTGGCATCGACGCTGATCGATCGTCGGCTGGTCGTTCCGCGCGTGCAGATCGAGGTGGCATGA
- a CDS encoding CitMHS family transporter: MLVVVAMATLLLLLAAILSNRVSPLVALILIPCLAALVLGQGGLIPAQVIAGIGQIAPIAGMFVFAILFFGIMTDVGLLAPLVRGILALVGKRPSRITLGTAALALLIHLDGSGVVCFLVTIPALRPLYDELGMDRRVLACTASMAAGVNFLPWTGPTVRAAASLKLSVSDIFAPLVWVQLVGLAFVFAASWYLGMREERRLGLGAQSAADARDVVPASDVLAAHGGDPANLRPRMFLANLALTLAVVALMVTGVAEPVVVFMVGTAIALAMNYPAPAKQRERIEAHAPAAMLMVGVLLAAGAFTGILNGSGMIKALAGASVSLVPEGLGAHIPVILATIAMPLSLVFDPDSFYFGVLPVVAEVAGHYGVAPVKVAQAALLGQMTTGFPVSPLTPATFLVAGLSGIELGAHQRFSIPWLFAASLVMTVAAVVLGVFGA; the protein is encoded by the coding sequence ATGCTGGTCGTGGTTGCGATGGCGACACTGCTGCTGCTTTTGGCGGCAATCCTGTCAAATCGCGTGTCTCCGCTTGTCGCGCTGATCCTTATTCCCTGTCTTGCCGCGCTGGTTCTGGGGCAGGGGGGATTGATCCCCGCGCAGGTCATTGCCGGTATCGGGCAGATCGCGCCCATCGCCGGGATGTTCGTTTTCGCCATCCTGTTTTTCGGCATCATGACCGATGTGGGGCTGCTGGCCCCGCTAGTGCGCGGCATTCTGGCGCTGGTGGGCAAGCGTCCTTCGCGGATCACGCTGGGCACGGCGGCCCTGGCATTGCTGATCCATCTCGACGGGTCGGGCGTGGTGTGTTTTCTGGTGACGATCCCCGCCTTGCGCCCGTTGTATGACGAATTGGGTATGGACCGCCGCGTGCTGGCCTGCACGGCATCGATGGCAGCCGGGGTAAACTTCCTGCCGTGGACCGGGCCAACGGTGCGTGCGGCGGCTTCGCTCAAGCTTTCCGTCAGCGACATCTTTGCGCCGCTGGTGTGGGTGCAATTGGTCGGGCTGGCCTTTGTGTTTGCGGCATCGTGGTATCTGGGAATGCGGGAAGAACGTCGGCTGGGCCTTGGTGCGCAATCGGCGGCAGATGCACGCGATGTGGTGCCGGCCAGCGATGTTCTGGCTGCCCATGGCGGCGATCCTGCCAATCTGCGCCCACGAATGTTTCTGGCAAACCTTGCGCTGACGCTCGCCGTGGTGGCGCTGATGGTCACCGGCGTGGCTGAACCGGTGGTAGTGTTTATGGTGGGCACTGCCATTGCGCTTGCCATGAACTATCCCGCACCCGCCAAACAGCGCGAACGGATAGAAGCCCATGCTCCGGCGGCGATGCTGATGGTGGGGGTGCTGCTGGCGGCTGGGGCCTTTACCGGCATCCTGAATGGCAGTGGCATGATAAAGGCGCTGGCGGGGGCAAGCGTGTCGCTGGTGCCCGAAGGACTGGGCGCGCATATTCCGGTAATCCTTGCCACTATCGCCATGCCGCTCAGCCTGGTGTTCGATCCTGACAGCTTTTACTTCGGCGTATTGCCGGTGGTGGCCGAAGTGGCAGGGCACTATGGGGTTGCGCCCGTAAAGGTGGCGCAGGCGGCCTTGCTGGGGCAGATGACCACGGGCTTTCCGGTCAGCCCACTGACGCCTGCGACGTTCCTTGTCGCGGGGTTGAGCGGGATTGAACTTGGCGCACACCAACGCTTTTCCATTCCATGGCTGTTTGCAGCTTCGCTGGTGATGACGGTGGCGGCTGTCGTGCTGGGAGTATTCGGAGCATGA
- a CDS encoding LysR family transcriptional regulator, with amino-acid sequence MSSLRLFLQVARTCSFSETARVSNLSQPALSRTIKLLEQDLGVRLFDRNSRNVNLTDAGRALLPIVERLTADFDSAFRELDQTFSGERGRVVVGALPSVAADLLPRAIARFLEMRSRVEVIVRENLTGSLLQNLQDRTIDLSITTPPIGNDAIFFEPLFEDEYVLVCRPDDLQRISDPAPWQAFRQLPFIAMEQRSSVRMLTDATFSAAGIETPARFECTQLATVGGLIGEGLGISLLPRSTLGLVSVGKKIAWRAMEAPTASRTIGVCTLADRTLPPAGQAFRALLIRMAMDDAAFNANC; translated from the coding sequence ATGAGCAGCCTGCGCCTGTTCCTTCAGGTGGCCCGGACATGTAGTTTCAGCGAAACGGCGCGGGTTTCCAACCTGTCGCAGCCTGCGCTCAGCCGCACGATCAAGCTGCTGGAACAAGACCTTGGGGTTCGGTTGTTTGATCGTAATTCGCGCAATGTGAACCTGACCGATGCAGGGCGCGCGCTCTTGCCGATTGTCGAACGGCTGACCGCCGATTTCGATTCTGCTTTCCGCGAACTGGACCAGACGTTCAGCGGTGAGCGCGGGCGCGTGGTGGTAGGAGCACTGCCATCGGTGGCGGCGGACCTCTTGCCGCGCGCCATTGCACGGTTCCTTGAAATGCGGTCGCGCGTGGAAGTCATCGTGCGCGAAAACCTGACCGGCAGCCTGTTGCAGAACCTTCAGGACCGCACCATCGACCTTTCGATCACGACGCCGCCCATCGGCAACGATGCCATCTTCTTCGAGCCATTGTTCGAGGACGAATATGTGCTGGTGTGCCGTCCGGACGATCTTCAACGCATTTCCGACCCTGCGCCGTGGCAGGCGTTCCGGCAATTGCCGTTCATCGCCATGGAGCAGCGCAGCAGCGTTCGGATGCTGACCGACGCAACCTTTTCCGCTGCCGGAATAGAAACGCCCGCGCGGTTCGAATGTACCCAGCTTGCCACGGTGGGCGGGCTGATTGGCGAAGGGTTGGGCATTTCCTTGCTGCCCCGCTCGACGCTTGGCCTTGTGTCGGTGGGCAAGAAGATTGCATGGCGCGCGATGGAAGCGCCGACTGCATCGCGCACGATCGGCGTTTGTACGCTGGCTGACCGCACGCTGCCCCCTGCAGGACAGGCGTTTCGCGCGCTTTTGATCCGCATGGCGATGGATGATGCGGCGTTCAATGCAAATTGCTGA
- a CDS encoding cytochrome P450, translating to MTVPASSIDLFGDAVLADPWPAYRNLRDSGSAVWLEQTGVWFIGRFADVRRALNDWQVFSSAQGIGFNPVINTAWTEALICQDPPIHTERRKLMMEALSPAALKPVADNISRRADALADRIAERGHFDGVADFAHDLPIGVVMDLIGWPEAVRPALLELASGSWNAAGPANARMQTGLGGLQDMMGLLAGIYDEGRVQPGGFAEKLIAASRDGKITRDTAIGMLAGYVVAAFETTISAMAAGIYLFAQNPAEWDKLRADSGLAMVAANEIVRMETPLQNFARVTTQDAELSDGSVVPAGARVCVSYASANRDERQFSQPDLFDITRREKQNLGFGHGPHGCAGQGLARMELAAVFTALSRRISRIELTDPAERALNNISRSFSRLPARAIPG from the coding sequence ATGACTGTGCCTGCCAGCAGCATCGACCTTTTCGGTGATGCCGTGCTGGCAGACCCGTGGCCCGCCTATCGCAATTTGCGCGATAGCGGGTCTGCGGTTTGGCTTGAGCAGACCGGCGTCTGGTTTATCGGCCGGTTTGCCGATGTGCGACGGGCGTTGAATGATTGGCAGGTGTTTTCGTCGGCGCAGGGGATTGGCTTCAATCCGGTGATCAACACTGCATGGACTGAAGCGCTGATCTGCCAGGATCCGCCGATTCATACCGAGCGGCGCAAGCTGATGATGGAGGCGCTTAGCCCCGCAGCGCTGAAGCCGGTGGCCGACAACATCAGCCGCCGCGCCGATGCACTGGCCGACCGGATTGCAGAACGTGGGCATTTTGACGGGGTGGCGGATTTTGCCCATGACCTGCCCATTGGCGTGGTGATGGATCTGATCGGCTGGCCCGAAGCTGTGCGGCCGGCGCTGCTGGAACTGGCATCGGGATCATGGAATGCTGCCGGGCCTGCCAACGCCCGGATGCAAACCGGGCTGGGCGGTTTGCAGGATATGATGGGCCTGCTGGCTGGTATCTATGATGAGGGGCGCGTACAGCCGGGTGGCTTTGCCGAAAAGCTGATTGCCGCATCGCGCGACGGCAAGATAACGCGCGATACCGCCATCGGTATGCTGGCAGGGTATGTCGTAGCCGCGTTTGAAACCACGATCAGCGCAATGGCGGCGGGCATCTATCTGTTCGCGCAAAATCCTGCCGAATGGGACAAATTGCGCGCCGATTCCGGTCTTGCCATGGTGGCGGCGAATGAGATCGTCCGCATGGAAACGCCGCTGCAGAACTTTGCGCGGGTGACGACGCAGGATGCCGAGCTTTCGGACGGAAGCGTGGTGCCAGCAGGGGCGCGGGTGTGCGTGTCTTATGCCAGCGCTAACCGGGATGAGCGGCAGTTCAGCCAGCCGGACCTGTTCGACATTACCCGCCGGGAAAAGCAGAACCTGGGCTTTGGCCACGGTCCGCATGGCTGCGCCGGACAGGGCCTTGCGCGAATGGAACTGGCCGCGGTGTTCACCGCGCTGTCTCGCCGCATATCCCGCATCGAATTGACCGATCCTGCTGAGCGCGCGCTGAACAATATCTCGCGTTCATTCAGCCGTTTGCCCGCGCGCGCAATTCCCGGCTAG
- a CDS encoding FAD-binding oxidoreductase codes for MSGFSRRDLIRTGAVGAAMLGSSAFASPLDGPRQLPAHLDKGVFAAAVKELRAVVGAEWVFADPESTLPYAKSFIPDPRHEHVPSGAVAPASVEEVQAILKVANKYKLPLWTVSTGKNMGYGCATPASSGQMILDLKRMNRIIEIDAELGTALVEPGVTYQDLHDYLAEHNLPYWLDVPTVGPIVSPVGNTLERGVGYTPYGDHFFMQCGMEVVLADGTVVRTGMGSVKDSTTWQAFKWGYGPYLDGIFTQSNFGVVTKMGFWLMPKPPAFKPFMVRHNEMTDVAKIVDAMRPFRMNNLIPNVVLMMGAAYQIAMFHRREELWDKPESIPDDVVRAFANKHGLGMWNTYFALYGTDEIIAAVEPIVRGAFEASGGEVLTEKEMGGNLWFEHHKNLMSGQLTLEEKGIMRWRGGGMVCFAPVAPAKGAETSQQTALAKEILGRYNFDYNCAYAIGGRELHHLIFLLYDKDDKVEEQKADDCMREMITRFGERGWASYRTGVNTMDLVAQQYGQANRDLNARLKQALDPNHILSPGKQGIA; via the coding sequence ATGAGCGGATTTTCCCGTCGTGATCTGATACGCACCGGGGCTGTGGGCGCGGCCATGCTGGGGTCGAGCGCCTTTGCATCGCCGCTGGATGGCCCGCGCCAGTTGCCCGCGCATCTGGACAAGGGCGTGTTCGCCGCTGCGGTGAAGGAACTGCGCGCGGTGGTCGGTGCCGAATGGGTCTTTGCTGATCCTGAAAGCACGCTGCCCTATGCCAAAAGCTTCATTCCCGATCCGCGCCATGAACACGTTCCTTCGGGCGCGGTGGCTCCGGCATCGGTGGAAGAAGTGCAGGCGATCCTGAAGGTTGCCAACAAATATAAGCTGCCGCTGTGGACTGTCTCCACCGGCAAGAACATGGGCTATGGCTGTGCAACGCCCGCTAGCAGCGGGCAGATGATCCTTGATCTGAAGCGCATGAACCGGATCATCGAAATCGATGCCGAACTGGGCACCGCACTGGTGGAACCGGGCGTAACCTATCAGGATTTGCACGATTATCTGGCCGAGCATAACCTGCCCTACTGGCTGGATGTGCCCACGGTTGGTCCCATCGTTTCGCCAGTGGGCAATACGCTGGAGCGCGGGGTGGGCTATACCCCTTATGGCGATCACTTCTTCATGCAATGCGGCATGGAAGTGGTGCTGGCCGACGGAACGGTGGTGCGCACCGGCATGGGCAGCGTCAAGGATTCCACCACCTGGCAGGCGTTCAAATGGGGCTATGGGCCATACCTGGACGGCATCTTTACCCAGTCCAACTTTGGCGTGGTGACCAAGATGGGCTTTTGGCTGATGCCCAAGCCGCCCGCGTTCAAGCCGTTCATGGTGCGGCACAACGAAATGACGGACGTTGCCAAGATCGTTGATGCCATGCGCCCGTTCCGCATGAACAACCTGATCCCCAACGTGGTGCTGATGATGGGCGCGGCCTATCAGATTGCCATGTTCCACCGCCGCGAGGAATTGTGGGACAAGCCTGAAAGCATTCCCGATGACGTGGTGCGCGCCTTTGCCAACAAACACGGGCTGGGCATGTGGAACACCTATTTCGCGCTTTACGGCACTGACGAGATCATTGCCGCGGTCGAACCCATTGTGCGCGGGGCGTTCGAGGCTTCAGGCGGGGAAGTGCTGACCGAAAAGGAGATGGGCGGGAACCTGTGGTTTGAACACCACAAGAACCTGATGAGCGGGCAGCTTACGCTTGAAGAAAAGGGCATCATGCGCTGGCGCGGTGGCGGCATGGTATGCTTTGCCCCGGTCGCCCCTGCCAAGGGGGCGGAAACCAGCCAGCAGACTGCGTTGGCCAAGGAAATTCTGGGCCGCTACAACTTCGATTACAATTGCGCCTACGCCATTGGCGGACGCGAACTGCATCATCTGATCTTCCTGTTGTATGACAAGGACGACAAGGTCGAGGAGCAGAAGGCCGACGATTGTATGCGCGAAATGATTACGCGTTTTGGCGAACGTGGCTGGGCCAGCTATCGCACCGGGGTCAACACGATGGACCTTGTGGCGCAGCAATACGGACAGGCCAACCGCGATCTGAATGCGCGGTTGAAGCAGGCGCTGGACCCCAACCACATCCTGTCGCCCGGCAAGCAGGGCATCGCATGA
- a CDS encoding c-type cytochrome: protein MASAIAHPALAAPGAPPRAPEAIYAKTCGYCHGQHVAPIIRGRGLPPEIITQYVRTGPRAMPAFRPTEISDAELKALAKWVSTSKADPKEHGQ, encoded by the coding sequence GTGGCTTCAGCAATAGCGCATCCTGCCTTGGCGGCGCCGGGCGCACCGCCCCGTGCGCCTGAAGCGATCTATGCCAAAACATGCGGTTACTGCCACGGGCAACACGTTGCACCGATCATTCGTGGACGGGGTTTGCCGCCCGAAATCATCACGCAATATGTCCGGACCGGGCCGCGTGCGATGCCGGCATTCCGCCCGACGGAAATCAGCGATGCCGAACTGAAAGCGCTGGCGAAATGGGTCAGCACATCAAAGGCAGATCCGAAGGAGCATGGCCAATGA
- a CDS encoding aldehyde dehydrogenase family protein — translation MNGQHYIGGAWIDGLDYQPDINPSDTREVVGQFPIGGVDEVDAAVAAALSASHAWARSNIQHRHDILRRVADGIAAQADRIANVLAREEGKPLAEALAEVNRASQIFSFFAGECLRLTGEKLPSVRDGVEVEVTREPVGVVGVIAPWNFPIAIPAWKIAPALAYGNAVVFKPADLAPATSLLLARIIDGAGLPPGVFNLVFGKGRVVGNAIVSHPGVDAISFTGSVNVGRGIAADCVAGPSMKKFQLEMGGKNPLVVLDDADLDLAVSVALNGAYLSTGQRCTAPERFIVTDGVHDRFVARLVDGLRAMKVGHALAPDTVIGPVVSEAQLESNLGFVQRGREEGAKLVFGGEPVTGETPGFYMTPALFTDADNAMELARDEIFGPVACVIRARDYDHALALANDTPFGLTAGICTSSLKHAAHFRRNSRAGMVMVNLPTAGVDYHVPFGGRGSSSYGAREQGRYAAEFFTSVKTAYLYAG, via the coding sequence ATGAACGGTCAGCATTACATCGGCGGCGCGTGGATTGATGGTCTGGACTATCAGCCTGATATCAACCCGTCCGACACGCGCGAAGTGGTGGGGCAGTTTCCCATTGGCGGCGTGGACGAAGTGGACGCCGCCGTTGCTGCGGCGCTGTCGGCCAGCCATGCGTGGGCGCGCAGCAATATCCAGCATCGGCATGACATATTGCGCCGCGTGGCCGATGGCATTGCCGCACAGGCGGACCGCATCGCCAATGTGCTGGCCCGCGAAGAAGGCAAGCCTTTGGCCGAAGCGCTGGCGGAAGTGAACCGGGCCAGCCAGATTTTCAGCTTCTTCGCCGGGGAATGCCTGCGCCTGACCGGCGAAAAACTCCCTTCCGTCCGCGATGGCGTGGAGGTGGAGGTGACGCGCGAGCCGGTGGGCGTTGTGGGCGTGATTGCGCCGTGGAACTTTCCGATAGCGATCCCTGCATGGAAGATTGCCCCGGCGCTGGCCTATGGCAACGCGGTGGTGTTCAAGCCTGCCGATCTTGCCCCCGCCACATCGCTGTTGCTGGCGCGGATTATCGACGGGGCAGGGCTGCCGCCGGGGGTGTTCAACCTTGTATTCGGCAAGGGCAGGGTCGTCGGCAATGCCATCGTGTCGCACCCCGGCGTCGATGCGATCAGCTTTACCGGCTCAGTCAACGTGGGGCGGGGAATTGCCGCCGATTGCGTGGCGGGGCCTTCGATGAAGAAGTTCCAGCTTGAAATGGGGGGCAAGAACCCGCTGGTCGTGCTGGACGATGCGGACCTTGATCTGGCGGTGTCAGTGGCGCTGAACGGGGCTTATCTTTCCACCGGCCAGCGTTGCACCGCGCCGGAGCGGTTTATCGTGACGGACGGCGTGCATGATCGCTTTGTGGCCCGACTTGTCGATGGCTTGCGCGCGATGAAGGTGGGGCATGCGCTGGCACCGGATACGGTCATCGGGCCAGTCGTCAGCGAGGCGCAACTGGAAAGCAATCTGGGCTTTGTCCAGCGGGGACGTGAGGAAGGCGCGAAGCTGGTGTTCGGCGGTGAGCCGGTGACGGGGGAAACGCCGGGATTCTATATGACACCCGCGTTGTTCACCGATGCCGATAACGCCATGGAATTGGCGCGTGACGAGATATTCGGCCCGGTGGCCTGTGTGATCCGGGCGAGGGATTACGACCATGCGCTGGCACTTGCCAACGATACGCCCTTTGGCCTGACGGCGGGCATCTGCACATCCAGCCTGAAACACGCGGCGCATTTCCGCCGCAACAGCCGGGCCGGGATGGTCATGGTCAACCTGCCCACGGCAGGCGTGGATTACCACGTCCCGTTCGGCGGGCGCGGCAGTTCCAGCTATGGCGCGCGTGAGCAGGGCCGGTATGCCGCCGAGTTCTTCACATCGGTCAAGACGGCCTATCTCTATGCGGGATAG
- a CDS encoding CaiB/BaiF CoA transferase family protein produces the protein MALPPLHGVRVVEFARILAGPWAGQILADLGAAVMKVESPAGDDTRQWGPPFVDNADGTRDAAYFHATNRGKSSVVIDFATDAGQQAARDLVAEADVVIENFKVGSLARYGLDYAALSALNPRLVYCSITGFGQDGPYAPRAGYDFIVQGMSGIMDLTGEPGGPPQKIGVAYADILTGLYSVIAIQAALADRARTGLGQHIDMALFDVMTGTLANQAMNAFVSGTSPTRLGNAHPNIAPYAAFPTADSWFILAVGNDAQFRRFCAVVGIEPGDHLATNAQRVAHRDEVTALVTAATRQWQRDDLLMRLEAEGVPAGPINTVGECFADPQIVHRGMQLEMERAGQSSVPGVRLPIRFSRSPLSPSRPSPMLGAHGKEQAE, from the coding sequence ATGGCGCTGCCCCCGCTCCATGGCGTCAGGGTAGTGGAATTCGCGCGGATTCTGGCTGGCCCGTGGGCTGGCCAGATCCTTGCCGATCTGGGCGCAGCGGTGATGAAGGTGGAAAGTCCCGCCGGAGATGACACGCGCCAGTGGGGGCCGCCGTTTGTCGACAATGCCGATGGCACCCGCGACGCGGCCTATTTCCACGCGACCAACCGGGGCAAGTCATCAGTCGTGATCGATTTTGCAACCGATGCGGGGCAGCAGGCGGCGCGTGATCTGGTGGCCGAAGCCGATGTGGTGATCGAGAATTTCAAGGTTGGCAGCCTTGCCCGCTATGGGTTGGATTATGCCGCGCTTTCGGCGCTTAACCCCCGACTGGTCTATTGTTCCATCACCGGCTTCGGGCAGGATGGACCCTATGCCCCGCGCGCCGGGTATGACTTCATCGTGCAGGGGATGAGCGGGATCATGGACCTGACCGGCGAACCCGGTGGGCCGCCGCAGAAGATCGGCGTTGCCTATGCCGATATCCTGACCGGGCTGTATTCGGTCATCGCAATACAGGCTGCGTTGGCGGACCGGGCGCGGACGGGGCTTGGCCAGCATATCGACATGGCGCTGTTCGATGTGATGACAGGAACACTGGCCAATCAGGCGATGAACGCTTTCGTCAGCGGCACATCGCCCACGCGGCTAGGCAATGCCCATCCCAATATCGCGCCTTATGCGGCGTTTCCCACGGCGGACAGCTGGTTCATTCTGGCGGTGGGCAATGATGCCCAGTTCCGGCGGTTTTGCGCGGTGGTGGGGATTGAGCCGGGGGACCATCTTGCCACCAATGCCCAGCGTGTGGCGCACCGGGATGAAGTGACCGCGCTGGTGACCGCTGCGACGCGGCAGTGGCAGCGCGATGACCTGTTGATGCGGCTGGAGGCCGAAGGTGTGCCTGCGGGGCCGATCAACACGGTGGGCGAATGTTTTGCCGATCCGCAGATTGTGCATCGCGGGATGCAGCTTGAAATGGAGCGGGCGGGGCAATCGTCGGTCCCCGGTGTCAGACTGCCCATCCGCTTTTCGCGCTCACCACTATCGCCGTCGCGTCCGTCCCCGATGCTGGGCGCCCATGGCAAGGAGCAAGCGGAATGA
- a CDS encoding acyl-CoA dehydrogenase, with protein MADIVRFDWEDALGLDGALTDEERMIAASARTFAQDRLQPRVTDAFEREYTDPEIFREMGAQGLLGLTLPERYGCANSSYVSYGLVAREIERVDSGYRSMMSVQSSLVMYPIFAYGSEEQAEKYLPGLASGELIGCFGLTEPDAGSDPGGMRTRAEKIEGGYRLNGNKTWISNAPIADVFVVWAKSDAHGGAIRGFILEKGMKGLSAPKIEGKLSLRASITGMINLDDVIVPEDALLPGVEGLKGPFGCLNRARYGISWGAMGAAEFCFAAARQYGLDRKQFGRPLAGTQLYQKKLADMLTEITLGLHASLRVGRILDEGRFAPEIVSLVKRNNCGKALDIARASRDMHGGNGISLEYQVIRHMVNLETVNTYEGTHDVHALILGRAITGLAAF; from the coding sequence ATGGCTGATATCGTTCGTTTCGATTGGGAAGATGCGCTGGGGCTGGATGGCGCGCTGACGGATGAGGAGCGGATGATCGCCGCTTCGGCCCGGACGTTCGCGCAGGACCGGTTGCAGCCCCGGGTAACCGATGCGTTCGAACGCGAATATACCGATCCTGAAATCTTCCGTGAAATGGGCGCGCAGGGCCTGTTGGGGCTGACCCTGCCCGAACGCTATGGCTGCGCCAATTCCAGCTATGTGTCCTATGGCCTTGTCGCGCGCGAGATTGAGCGGGTGGATTCCGGCTATCGTTCGATGATGTCGGTGCAGTCCAGCTTGGTGATGTATCCGATCTTTGCCTATGGGTCTGAAGAACAGGCCGAAAAGTATCTTCCGGGGCTGGCAAGCGGCGAGCTGATCGGTTGTTTCGGGCTGACCGAGCCTGACGCAGGATCGGACCCCGGCGGGATGCGCACGCGGGCTGAAAAGATCGAGGGCGGCTATCGGCTGAACGGTAACAAGACGTGGATCAGCAACGCGCCCATTGCCGATGTCTTCGTGGTCTGGGCAAAGTCTGATGCGCATGGCGGCGCGATCCGGGGCTTCATTCTGGAAAAGGGCATGAAGGGCCTGTCCGCACCCAAGATCGAAGGCAAGCTGTCGCTGCGCGCGTCGATCACGGGCATGATTAACCTTGACGATGTGATCGTGCCCGAAGACGCGCTGCTGCCGGGCGTCGAAGGGTTGAAAGGACCGTTCGGATGCCTGAACCGTGCGCGTTACGGCATTTCGTGGGGGGCGATGGGCGCGGCGGAGTTCTGCTTTGCTGCCGCGCGGCAATACGGTCTTGATCGCAAGCAGTTTGGCAGGCCGCTGGCCGGAACCCAGCTTTACCAAAAGAAGCTGGCTGACATGCTGACCGAAATCACCCTTGGCCTTCATGCGTCGCTGCGGGTTGGTCGGATACTGGACGAAGGCCGCTTTGCGCCGGAAATCGTCAGCCTGGTAAAGCGCAACAATTGCGGCAAGGCGCTGGATATCGCCCGCGCGTCGCGTGATATGCACGGCGGCAACGGCATTTCGCTGGAATATCAGGTGATCCGCCATATGGTGAACCTTGAAACGGTGAACACATATGAAGGCACGCACGACGTTCACGCGCTGATCCTTGGCCGGGCGATCACCGGACTGGCGGCATTCTGA